GGTTTCAGTATAGAATCAGGTTCAAAATTCATTGATACTTTACTAAATAGAGGCGGTATAAGCGGGATGCTAGGTTCCATTATAGTCATTATTCTTGGCCTTGGCATAGGAGGTTTGCTTGAGAAAATTGGGGTTCTAACTGTGATCATGAAAACTTTCGTAAATAAAATTAACAATGCAGGTAGTTTATCGACTTCTACGGTTTTTATTGGTCTGTTCTCCAATGTTTTTGGATGTGCAATGTACGTATCGTTAATTTTAACGCCTAAACTTATGGAGACCAGCTATGACAGAATGCATATTGATCGAAGAGTTTTGTCGCGCAATACGGAAGTAGGAGGGACGATGACATCAGGAATGGTGCCATGGTCAGATAATGGAATCTTTATGGCAGGAGTCTTGGGAGTTTCCACTTTATCCTATCTTCCGTTCATGTGGATGAGTTTTATTTCTATAGCTTTAGTCATTATTTACGGATATACCGGTAAATTCATTTGGTACACGAGCTCCTATGAGAAGGATGCAGAATCAGATCAGGAAGTAATAGGCAGCTAAAAAATCCAACACAACTATTTAAAACGAAGAGGTGCAAACGATGAAAAAAATACTTCTTATTGGTACAGGAGGAACAATAGCGTCGGTTAAGAGTGATAAGGGACTTACCCCTGGAATCAGCCCTGAAGATATGGCGAGTAAATTCGCGAGTCGATTTAATTGTGAGGTGGATTCCAAAGTATGCTTAAACCTTGATAGTACAAACATTTATCCAAATCATTGGATTGAAATCGCTACAATTATCCACAACAATTACGATAAGTATGATGGTTTTGTCATTACCCATGGTACAGATACAATGGCCTATACCGCAGCTGCCCTACATTCGATGTTAATACACTTGGGCAAGCCTGTCGTTCTGACGGGATCTCAAATTCCGCTCTCATTAATGAATTCTGATGGAGAAAAAAATCTTATAGATACTGTTCATTATGCTTCTGAGGGAATGGCAGGGGTTTATATTGTTTTTAACAGCCGAGTAATCAAAGGAACAAGAGCAGTAAAGTTGAGAACGCGAAGCAATCATGCTTTTGAAAGTATTAATTATCCTTATGTGGCTTATATAGAGAATTCTGTTATTACTTATTATACTAGGCCTGATGAACCAAAAGGTGATCAGAAACCTGTATTGGAAACCAATTTATGTCCTGATGTATTTGTACTTAAACTTTATCCGGGAATCAATAAAGAAATTTTTCAGTTTATCGCTGATCATTACAAAGGGGTCATTATAGAATGTTTTGGGAGTGGCGGAATACCTTTCTATGAAGTGAATTTAGCTGACGAAATCAGAGAGTTAATAAGGTTGGGGGTGGTTGTTGTCCTAACTACTCAATGTCTTGAAGAAGGAATTGATATAGATCTATATGAAGTAGGCCGAAAGATAGACAAAGATAAAGTAGTAATCTCAAACGATATGAATACAGAAGCGCTTGTACCGAAGTTAATGATTGCTCTAGGGAAATTTAAGACTATGCATGAAGTTATTCATCAAATAAATCTGGAGATCGTAAAAGAAAGTATCGAATATCAATTTTAAACATAACAGATTTGTAAGGTTTTTCTTATCTGCCCCATACAATCTCAGGAGGTTATGCCGTGTTACATATGAAAACAGTTCGAGTTGAAAAAGATTTTTTAGGAATTAAAGAAATTCCAGAAGATGCTTATTATGGAATTCAAACATTAAGAGCCTATGAAAATTTCCCTATTACAAGCTATCGCATTCATGAATCATTAATTACTTCGGTTTCAATGGTAAAAAAAGCTGCAGCTGAAGCTAATATCTCTACTGGCCGCCTTTCCTCACATTTAGGGAATGCTATCATAAATGCAGCAACAGATATCATTTATGGGCAGTACCACGATCAATTTATTGTAGATCCGATTCAAGGAGGAGCGGGTACTTCCATAAATATGAACGCGAATGAAGTAATTTGTAATCGTGCGTTAGAAATCTTAGGGAAGGACAAAGGGGAATATTCTTACCTTAGTCCAAATAACCATGTAAATATGTCTCAATCTACAAATGATGTGTTTCCAACCACTATTCATCTTGCAGTTATAGAACAGATTGAACTGCTTCTTGTCTCTATGCAGCATATGGAAAAGATTTTTCATAAAAAAGCAAAAGAGTTTGATCATGTCATCAAAGTAGGACGAACACATATTCAAGACGCTGTACCTATCAGACTTGGACAAGAGTTTCAAAGTTATTGCAGGATGATCCATAGAGATATTGAACGGATCACCCATTCTTATAAGAAGTTGTATGAAATCAATATGGGAGCAACAGCCGTAGGGACAGGGTTGAATGCCGATCCTGCATACGTAAGCAAAGTAGTAGAAAATCTATCTAGGATAAGCGGTTACCCATTAACGTCTGCTGAAAACTTAGTTGATGCTACATCTAATACGGATATTTATACTGAAATTTCAGGTAACCTAAAAATTTGTATGCTTAATATGTCAAAGATTGCTAATGATATCCGGTTAATGGCTTCTGGCCCTAGAACTGGCTTGAATGAAATTAACCTTCCCCCACGTCAGCCAGGTTCATCTATAATGCCAGGTAAGGTTAATCCAGTAATGGCAGAAGTCATTAATCAAATAGCATTTCAAGTTGTAGGTAATGATCATACCATTGGCCTTGCCTCTGAGGCAGGACAATTACAATTAAATGTGATGGAACCTGTCCTTGTTTTTAATTTACTTGAGTCCATTAAGGTCATGAAAAATGGTTTTGGTGTGTTTTCTGATTATTGCATTGATAGTATTAAAGCAAATGAATCACTATTAAAAGATAATGTAGAGAAAAGCATTGGTGTGGTTACCGCATTAAATCCTTATATTGGTTACGAAAAAGCATCAGAAATTGCGAAAAAAGCCCTTCATTCAGGACAAACAATCCGAAGTGTATGTTTGAATGAAGGGATATTAACAGAAATGGAATTAAATAAAATACTAGATACACATAGAATGACTAGCCCAGGAGTTTTAAGTACGTATTGAAAGTAGTACGTGTCAATGACCGACTTATACTAATTCTCTTTTTTTAATTCTCTTTTAGCACGAACAAATGCAATAAAATCATTCAATTC
This DNA window, taken from Alteribacillus bidgolensis, encodes the following:
- a CDS encoding asparaginase encodes the protein MKKILLIGTGGTIASVKSDKGLTPGISPEDMASKFASRFNCEVDSKVCLNLDSTNIYPNHWIEIATIIHNNYDKYDGFVITHGTDTMAYTAAALHSMLIHLGKPVVLTGSQIPLSLMNSDGEKNLIDTVHYASEGMAGVYIVFNSRVIKGTRAVKLRTRSNHAFESINYPYVAYIENSVITYYTRPDEPKGDQKPVLETNLCPDVFVLKLYPGINKEIFQFIADHYKGVIIECFGSGGIPFYEVNLADEIRELIRLGVVVVLTTQCLEEGIDIDLYEVGRKIDKDKVVISNDMNTEALVPKLMIALGKFKTMHEVIHQINLEIVKESIEYQF
- the aspA gene encoding aspartate ammonia-lyase, which codes for MLHMKTVRVEKDFLGIKEIPEDAYYGIQTLRAYENFPITSYRIHESLITSVSMVKKAAAEANISTGRLSSHLGNAIINAATDIIYGQYHDQFIVDPIQGGAGTSINMNANEVICNRALEILGKDKGEYSYLSPNNHVNMSQSTNDVFPTTIHLAVIEQIELLLVSMQHMEKIFHKKAKEFDHVIKVGRTHIQDAVPIRLGQEFQSYCRMIHRDIERITHSYKKLYEINMGATAVGTGLNADPAYVSKVVENLSRISGYPLTSAENLVDATSNTDIYTEISGNLKICMLNMSKIANDIRLMASGPRTGLNEINLPPRQPGSSIMPGKVNPVMAEVINQIAFQVVGNDHTIGLASEAGQLQLNVMEPVLVFNLLESIKVMKNGFGVFSDYCIDSIKANESLLKDNVEKSIGVVTALNPYIGYEKASEIAKKALHSGQTIRSVCLNEGILTEMELNKILDTHRMTSPGVLSTY